The Triplophysa rosa linkage group LG15, Trosa_1v2, whole genome shotgun sequence genome has a segment encoding these proteins:
- the xkr5a gene encoding XK-related protein 5a: MPVTVAEWRRCGGGGARCSRVLLLAATALVMLAERSALVYCIGFYLWQDELCLAGLTFAFLLPGSLVQVLSFRWHRADGDTRICHNFVIHTLHLGIFKRLWDCSMGEWTSPGSSQSHAQEVMHHADASALRLLEVLLMTLPQTFMQTYVLTAPGYGLSSPVALCAGLCLLSLSWALVLYSRACCLIRPGHLQMPPAALLCQLLWRAGTLAARFTSLALFTRTFGCWVIGVMASHWLIAALWLVSQQMDIYVGQWSWRVFNAILGGVHVFLFLNVKDGPSRFRMAGFYTVMLLENATLLLAASDILTDASWDSLIAPTAVLCSFLLGLTALVLYYRFLHPKSTEISQGLHQHAHTGRECLQQTDSSFSLGDKSLPPALFPSSHPSCSLSGIPGSLLEHPGSCGVKPDGECRHHHWLLIRLALKTGDPAKVNRAYGAGAVSGILVMDQKADISEDGCALTSDSRDDTMAPLSDCREEFESVSEARAEEDEDDSLEMESPLESPASECKRSSPEGKSVFGDSPEPNYCPTESSSTLYFSADPQSPSSSSNPRLDREMHFSFGSGLETLDELSPISTDGGLHRDLMRGLLGRAGPCYTSSPGLNGQGLPESSVTHLRGPRRQVVLSRRGLEEDAGF; encoded by the exons ATGCCGGTAACGGTGGCGGAGTGGAGAAGATGCGGCGGCGGGGGCGCGCGCTGCTCGCGCGTGCTGCTGCTCGCCGCCACCGCGCTAGTGATGCTGGCGGAGAGATCTGCGC TTGTTTACTGTATCGGGTTCTACCTGTGGCAGGATGAGCTGTGTTTGGCCGGACTGACCTTTGCCTTCTTGTTGCCGGGGTCACTGGTGCAGGTGTTGAGTTTCAGGTGGCACAGAGCCGACGGAGACACACGAATTTGCCACAATTTCGTCATACACACACTGCACCTGGGCATCTTCaaaag GTTATGGGACTGCAGCATGGGTGAATGGACGTCTCCGGGCTCGTCACAGTCGCACGCGCAGGAGGTGATGCATCACGCGGATGCGTCTGCTCTGCGTCTCCTGGAGGTTCTTCTGATGACCCTTCCGCAGACGTTCATGCAGACGTACGTTCTCACCGCCCCCGGCTACGGTCTCTCGTCTCCAG TTGCTCTGTGTGCTGGTTTGTGTTTGCTCTCGTTGTCCTGGGCGTTGGTGCTGTACAGTCGGGCGTGTTGTCTCATCCGTCCCGGGCATTTGCAAATGCCACCAGCAGCGCTCCTGTGCCAGCTGCTGTGGAGGGCGGGCACGTTAGCAGCACGCTTCACCAGCCTCGCCCTGTTCACCCGAACCTTCGGCTGCTGGGTCATCGGTGTCATGG CGTCTCATTGGCTGATCGCTGCGCTCTGGTTGGTCTCCCAGCAGATGGACATATATGTGGGCCAATGGTCGTGGCGTGTGTTTAACGCGATTCTGGGAGGCGTCCACGTGTTCCTGTTTCTCAACGTAAAGGATGGACCCTCACGGTTCCGCATGGCGGGATTCTACACG GTGATGCTGCTGGAGAATGCTACACTGTTATTGGCTGCTTCTGACATTCTTactgatgcatcatgggatagccTGATCGCACCCACTGCTGTTTTGTGCAGTTTTCTGCTTG GTCTGACCGCCCTTGTGTTGTACTATCGATTCCTACATCCCAAATCCACTGAAATCTCGCAGGGTTTGCATCAGCATGCGCACACGGGCAGGGAATGTCTCCAGCAGACCGATTCCTCATTCTCTCTTGGAGACAAAAGTCTTCCTCCCGCCCTTTTTCCGTCCTCTCACCCTTCCTGTTCCCTCTCCGGAATTCCCGGATCTCTCCTGGAGCATCCCGGGAGCTGCGGGGTAAAACCGGACGGCGAGTGTCGACACCATCACTGGCTGCTGATCCGTCTCGCCCTGAAAACCGGCGACCCCGCTAAGGTCAACAGGGCGTACGGTGCGGGGGCCGTGTCTGGGATTCTGGTGATGGATCAAAAGGCAGATATAAGCGAGGATGGGTGCGCGCTCACCTCCGACAGCAGGGACGATACGATGGCGCCGCTGTCCGACTGCAGGGAGGAGTTTGAGAGCGTGAGTGAAGCCAGAGCAGAGGAGGACGAAGATGACAGTCTGGAAATGGAAAGCCCGTTGGAGTCGCCAGCCTCGGAGTGCAAGAGGAGCTCGCCGGAGGGCAAGTCCGTGTTTGGCGACAGTCCCGAGCCGAACTACTGCCCCACCGAATCAAGCTCCACCTTGTACTTCAGCGCAGACCCACAATCCCCCAGCAGCTCCAGTAACCCGCGCCTGGACCGCGAGATGCACTTCAGTTTCGGTTCCGGGCTAGAAACGCTAGATGAGCTGAGCCCCATCTCCACAGACGGTGGGCTGCACAGGGATCTCATGAGGGGACTTCTGGGTCGAGCCGGGCCCTGCTACACATCCTCGCCCGGACTGAACGGACAGGGGCTTCCAGAGAGTTCTGTAACCCACCTCAGAGGACCCCGCAGGCAGGTCGTTCTCTCCCGCAGGGGTTTAGAAGAGGACGCTGGGTTTTAA